The Mycobacterium avium subsp. avium genomic sequence TCTACGAGATTGTCGGCGTCGATAGCCTCGGCGGCAAGGGTTGCCGCCTCCTTTAGTTCTTTCTTGAAGTTGGAGAAGTCACCGTCGGACCAGAGCGCCGTGAGGTTCTCCGACTCCAGGACGGGGTTGAGCACTTCGGGTGCTGAATCCATCGATTCAAGGTCGGCGTTCATATTGATGAAGGTGGTCGCCACCCGGTCGGCATCGTCATCGACACCCACAGGCATGTGTTGAGACACCAGCACCTGAAGGACAATCGACTTCACCGCTTTTCGGACGTCTTGCTGTTCATCGCGCCAGCGCTTGAACATCCGTACCGTCCGCCGGAAGTCTTCGCTTTGCTCAGCACACCATGCGGTGTACTCAGTCGGCGCGGTGTCATGCCAGCCGCTGCCTTTGCGCGGTGCCTCGTACGGTGCATCGCTGTCATCTGTTGTTGAAACGCGTAGTGGCACAACATCGACGTGGAATCCGCCGATTTCATCGTCGGCGTAGGTTACGCGCACGCAGGGTTTACGCTCTGCGATCATGTTCTTGTAACGGCTGTTCTCAAGTGTGCCGAAAAGATCTCGAATTGCGTCTGTGGCACCGTCATCGTCGGTAGCGGTCACCGCGACAAGGTCGATGTCGTACTCGCCACCTTCAACCGGCCGAACTGCCGTCCCGTTGGCAAAGGAGCCCTGCAGGAACACCTCGTTGTCAGTTAGGCCATAGGACTCCTTGAGCAGGTCCGAGAGGGATTTTTGTGCGCTCTGAATCCGATCCACCTGCTTCTGCTTGAGTTCGATGGCCTCCAGAAACTCTTGAAACTGCTCTGACGCGTCGATCATTTCTTCGTTGCCTCACGGTTTCGCCAGGCGCCCGCGACCCAGCGCCAAGGCTGGAGCGAAAGGTGAGCGCGTACATCGCGCAGGTAGCCATCGATCATTTCTTGATCGATCGCGGGGTGGGTAGCGTCTGGATCAGCGTTTCCGTTCTTGCCCGGCTTGTCCCAGGCGGCCTGGATATGGGACAACATGGCCGACTTCGATGCGTGCACAAGCTTGCGGTAACTGCGACGCATGTATTTCGATTCGCTGCCGATCCAGCCCTCATGAAAATCCAATCGTTCTTGGAGATCATGAAACTTATCAACGATGACCCGATCGTTCTCCTCCGTATTGTTGCGCCGCCGAACCCTGTGCAACATTTCTTGCCACTCCAACGCTGCGCGAAACGCTTGGCCATACATCCCTCGCCGACGATCTCGTCCTACAAATACACGAGCAATGAAGGCAGACAGTAGGGCCACCACAATGGCGCTGGCAGCTGCGGCACCAGCGACGATCAGCTTAACTTCATTATCGGTTAATATCATTACGCTTACTGCTACTTCTTCTTATCATTATTAATTGCATCGGCTTATTTGCGTTTAGATACTAGTATATTGGTTGACGGGCGCGATTCCTAAAACTCTCCTGCCTAATGCAAGAAGGCAGTAAACAAGCATATGCTTTCAACACTTGAAAACCCTTTCTTGCATCGTCCAATCACGGTCGAGGCGAAGCTTAGACGGACGGTCCGACAGATTTGCGCACGACGCTCCAGGAGGCGGGCCTGTTCCGCATCAGAGGTACACCAGACTCATCGTCTGCGGATAGTCGTATCCAGCTCGTCCGGGCACAAGGGGCAAGAGCTAGACGTAGAGACGACTCTGCGCGGCTGGGAGACTAGATGTCTAGCGTTGGTGGATTTAACAAGGCTCGGATGGAACGTCTTGCTTGATGCGGCCGAACACCGGATGTCGCTCGTCGAGCTCGTCGAGAAGCTTATATTCCAAAGTGTGGAACAGCCCGTTGGGTTCGAGTAGCTCTGACTGCTTGCGCATGTAGGTGCGTAGTTCCGGATCGACGTCTCCTGACCATGTTGATTGCGATCTGCCCGCGCGGCCACCCGCCATTCGTCCGCCATGGCGGCCCACTACAAAGTGCCACTGGACATTTCGCTACACAGGCACCGCGATCTGTTCGTGCTGGATGTGCCACTCGGGTTGGGAAGCACGCCGATCCAACCGCATCGCGCGCCAGCGCGACAGGGTGTCGGCGCGCGCAGCACT encodes the following:
- a CDS encoding SMODS domain-containing nucleotidyltransferase → MIDASEQFQEFLEAIELKQKQVDRIQSAQKSLSDLLKESYGLTDNEVFLQGSFANGTAVRPVEGGEYDIDLVAVTATDDDGATDAIRDLFGTLENSRYKNMIAERKPCVRVTYADDEIGGFHVDVVPLRVSTTDDSDAPYEAPRKGSGWHDTAPTEYTAWCAEQSEDFRRTVRMFKRWRDEQQDVRKAVKSIVLQVLVSQHMPVGVDDDADRVATTFINMNADLESMDSAPEVLNPVLESENLTALWSDGDFSNFKKELKEAATLAAEAIDADNLVEACEKWGEIFGDAFPVVSSEKLSMRVADRSHAKPPESQGWVLNRDSRYSVRILAREVHGRRGKSREYPSDGHAIFASRFNNLRFKAVVSGPSGVDVWWRVTNTGEHARVQSGLRGDFFKGKELNGRETTDQTINFERTAYTGSHIIEAFALVGGNVVATSDPFVVNIFSPLRQIWRP